In Leishmania major strain Friedlin complete genome, chromosome 12, one genomic interval encodes:
- a CDS encoding putative proteasome regulatory ATPase subunittcc1l8.3, whose product MAASSVASVSATKASALAAKKAEKDAHDSRSLFEEYEQLSKDIKNIQLKTMICRTETHQLMKEESAAKQEVKRIQAVPLVLGNFVEVVDSVRGIVSGTSGSQYFVRILSTLNKEHLKPNVSVGLHKSSNACVQLLPSETDATITLLNSSDRPDVTYSDVGGLDMQKQEIREAVELPLTHAGLYEQIGIDPPRGVLLYGPPGTGKTMLVKAVARHTKASFIRVVGSEFVQKFLGEGPRKVRDVFRLARENAPSIIFIDEVDSIATKRFDAQTGADREVQRVLVELLTQMDGFDQTTNVKVIMATNRWDTLDPALLRPGRLDRKIEFPYPDRRQKRLVFQVCTSKMNLSPEVDLEDYVTRPEKLSGADIQSICQEAGMLAVRKNRYVILPRDIENAYRTVIKKTGDETYDFYS is encoded by the coding sequence AtggccgcctccagcgtTGCATCCGTGTCGGCCACGAAGGCCTCTGCTCTTGCCGCcaagaaggcggagaaggacgCGCATGACagtcgctctctcttcgaGGAGTACGAGCAGCTCAGCAAAGACATCAAGAACATACAGCTCAAGACGATGATCTGCAGGACCGAGACGCACCAGCTCATgaaggaagagagcgcgGCGAAGCAGGAGGTGAAGCGCATCCAGGCGGTGCCCCTCGTCCTCGGCAACTTCGTCGAGGTTGTGGACAGCGTACGCGGTATCGTGAGCGGCACGAGCGGCTCACAGTACTTTGTGCGCATCCTTTCTACCCTCAACAAGGAGCATCTCAAGCCGAACGTCAGCGTCGGCCTGCACAAAAGCAGCAACGcctgcgtgcagctgctgccgagtGAAACGGACGCGACCATCACGCTGCTCAACTCGAGCGACAGACCCGACGTCACGTACTCGGACGTGGGTGGTCTGGACATGCAGAAGCAGGAGATTCGCGAGGCCGTGGAGCTGCCACTGACACACGCGGGCCTGTACGAGCAGATTGGCATTGACCCTCCGCGTGGTGTGCTGCTCTACGGCCCgcccggcaccggcaagacAATGCTGGTGAAGGCCGTGGCGCGGCACACGAAGGCCTCCTTCATCCGCGTTGTCGGCAGCGAGTTTGTGCAGAAGTTCCTCGGCGAGGGCCCGCGCAAAGTACGCGACGTGTTTCGTCTCGCCCGCGAGAACGCGCCATCGATCATCTTCATCGACGAGGTCGACTCCATCGCGACCAAACGTTTTGATGCTCAGACCGGCGCCGATCGTGAGGTGCAGCGTGTGCTTGTGGAGCTGCTTACCCAGATGGACGGCTTTGACCAGACAACCAACGTCAAGGTCATCATGGCCACAAACCGCTGGGACACGCTGGAccccgcgctgctgcgccctgGCCGCCTCGACCGAAAGATCGAGTTCCCGTACCCTGACCGCCGCCAGAAGCGCCTCGTCTTCCAGGTATGCACGTCGAAGATGAACCTGTCGCCTGAAGTGGACCTCGAAGACTACGTGACTCGGCCGGAGAagctcagcggcgccgacatCCAGTCCATCTGCCAGGAAGCGGGTATGCTGGCGGTGCGGAAGAATCGATACGTTATTCTGCCGCGCGACATCGAAAATGCGTACCGGACGGTGATCAAGAAGACTGGGGATGAGACGTACGACTTCTACTCGTGA
- a CDS encoding putative hydroxyacylglutathione hydrolase, with protein MRNYCTKTFGSTFSVTVVPTLKDNFSYLINDHTTHTLAAVDVNADYKPILTYIEEHLKQQGNADVTYTFSTILSTHKHWDHSGGNAKLKAELEAMNSMVPVMVVGGANDGIPAVTKPVREGDRVQVGNLSVEVIDAPCHTRGHVLYKVQHPQHPNDGVALFTGDTMFIAGIGAFFEGDEKDMCRAMEKVYHIHKGNDYALDKVTFIFPGHEYTAGFMTFSEKTFPDRASNELAFIQAQRAKYAAAVKTGDPSVPSSLAEEKLQNLFLRVADPAFVAKMNQGSAHALMMYLYNACD; from the coding sequence ATGCGCAACTACTGCACAAAAACGTTCGGCTCCACCTTCTCTGTCACGGTGGTGCCGACGCTCAAGGACAACTTCTCCTACCTCATCAACGACCACACCACCCACACGCTCGCGGCCGTGGATGTGAATGCCGACTACAAGCCCATTTTAACGTACATCGAGGAGCACCTCAAGCAGCAGGGAAACGCCGATGTCACATACACTTTCAGCACCATCCTCAGCACCCATAAGCACTGGGACCACTCGGGTGGCAACGCGAAGCTCAAGGCAGAGCTAGAGGCCATGAACAGCATGGTGCCAGTGATGGTGGTCGGCGGTGCCAACGACGGCATCCCTGCCGTCACTAAGCCAGTACGCGAGGGTGACCGGGTCCAGGTTGGGAATCTCTCTGTCGAAGTGATCGATGCGCCGTGCCACACTCGCGGTCACGTGCTGTACAAGGTGCAACACCCGCAACACCCCAACGACGGTGTGGCCCTCTTCACCGGCGACACCATGTTCATCGCCGGCATCGGCGCCTTCTTCGAGGGGGACGAGAAGGACATGTGCCGCGCGATGGAGAAGGTGTACCACATCCACAAAGGCAATGACTACGCTCTCGACAAGGTCACCTTCATCTTCCCCGGACACGAGTACACCGCTGGCTTCATGACCTTCTCGGAGAAAACGTTCCCGGACCGCGCCAGCAACGAGCTGGCGTTCATCCAGGCGCAGAGGGCCAAGTATGCGGCGGCCGTGAAGACGGGCGATCCGTCTGTGCCGAGCTCgctggcggaggagaagctgcagaACCTTTTTCTGCGTGTGGCGGATCCGGCCTTTGTGGCCAAGATGAACCAAGGaagcgcgcatgcgctgaTGATGTACCTGTACAACGCCTGCGACTGA
- a CDS encoding putative cysteinyl-tRNA synthetase, with the protein MSTNRVATVVAGLDGANPVKRERHPAWYPPLKLDGNGLKVMNSLTETLEDFAPRDGRVVRWYTCGPTVYDLSHMGHARAYLTFDIIRRIMEDYFGYSVIYQMNITDIDDKIIKRARVNKLLVDFKEEELRHSDVAKLMAFTAEAVAAAESGLAKRKAALVEPIAKGTNSRAKADREEKLLEVQLKESQLVETKVKIAAAKDDFAALFAAASGVNGDLLDERSGHSVSDQQIFEDHARKYERAFFEDMQRLGIREPDIVTRVTEYVPQVVEFVQKIIDNGFAYAGETSVFFDTEAYIRAGHDYPKLKPGGDRNTTEDEMAEGEGVLSKGIEGEKRSPNDFALWKFSKPGEPRWPSPWGEGRPGWHIECSVMASDILGENMDIHSGGWDLKFPHHDNECAQSEACNLHSQWVNYFLHCGHLHIKGLKMSKSLKNFITIRQALDELGVTARTMRLLFLANPWNKPMNFSDQSLDEAKEKERVLRAFFGSVDIVLRADNWKATQGVNKHDRELLSKWVEAEAAVHAALQDNFDTVVALQQLMSLVAATNQYLLSGERPSATLVRKVGCYVTKMFRIFGVVEGSDDVGLQKQGSDDGEARFIEVVNTLVRFRDEVRNAAKDHKVVAGFLPLCDKVRDEWLVDAGVRLEDNPAGPTTWKSDEPALLQKELAERRAQQEGDRQRRLANQAETKRKLVEKWRQFTYPPSEYFRRQDEQRVEKKYTAYDDVTGLPTMTAAGEEVSEKEAKKLSKEQAKYAKSYDEFIGKGGVSWIQEQEAELASMVAELEGSK; encoded by the coding sequence ATGAGCACCAATCGTGTTGCGACGGTAGTAGCCGGCCTCGATGGTGCCAACCCGGTGAAGCGAGAGCGCCACCCCGCGTGGTACCCGCCCCTGAAGCTGGACGGCAACGGACTGAAGGTGATGAACTCTCTGACAGAAACCCTCGAGGACTTTGCGCCGCGTGATGGCCGCGTGGTGCGGTGGTACACGTGCGGCCCGACCGTCTACGATCTCTCTCACATGGGCCACGCCCGCGCTTACCTCACCTTCGACATCATCCGCCGTATCATGGAAGACTACTTCGGCTACTCAGTGATTTATCAGATGAACATCACGGACATCGACGACAAGATCATCAAGCGCGCTCGCGTGAACAAGCTGCTGGTTGActtcaaggaggaggagctgcgccacagcgacgTTGCGAAGCTCATGGCGTTCACTGCGgaggccgtcgccgccgccgagagCGGCCTGGCGAAGCgcaaggcggcgctggtcGAGCCGATTGCCAAAGGCACCAACAGCCGCGCCAAGGCGGACCGCGAGGAGAAGTtgctggaggtgcagctgAAGGAGTCGCAGCTTGTGGAGACCAAGGTGAAGATCGCGGCGGCCAAGGATGACTTTGCCGCCCTGTTCGCCGCGGCCAGCGGCGTGAACGGCGACCTGCTGGACGAGCGCAGCGGCCACAGCGTCTCCGATCAGCAGATCTTCGAAGACCACGCCCGCAAGTACGAGCGTGCGTTCTTCGAGGACATGCAGCGCTTGGGCATTCGTGAGCCGGACATCGTGACGCGCGTCACGGAGTACGTGCCTCAGGTGGTGGAATTCGTGCAGAAGATCATCGACAACGGCTTCGCCTACGCCGGCGAGACGTCGGTCTTCTTTGACACCGAGGCATACATCAGGGCCGGTCACGACTACCCGAAGCTGAAGCCTGGCGGCGATCGCAACACCACGGAGGACGAGATggccgagggcgagggcgtgCTTTCGAAGGGCATCGAGGGCGAGAAGCGCAGCCCGAACGACTTTGCTCTGTGGAAGTTCTCGAAGCCCGGCGAGCCGCGCTGGCCATCCCCGTGGGGCGAGGGCCGTCCGGGCTGGCACATCGAGTGCTCCGTGATGGCGTCCGACATTCTCGGCGAGAACATGGACATCCACAGTGGTGGGTGGGACCTGAAGTTTCCGCACCACGATAACGAGTGCGCGCAGAGCGAGGCGTGCAACCTGCACAGCCAGTGGGTGAACTACTTCCTCCACTGCGGCCATCTCCACATCAAGGGGCTGAAGATGAGCAAGAGCCTCAAGAACTTCATCACCATCCGCCAGGCGCTGGACGAACTCGGCGTCACGGCGCGCacgatgcggctgctgttCCTTGCAAACCCCTGGAACAAGCCGATGAACTTCTCGGACCAGTCGCTCGATGAGGCGAAGGAAAAGGAGCGGGTCCTGCGCGCCTTCTTCGGCAGTGTTGACATTGTCCTCCGCGCCGATAACTGGAAGGCCACGCAGGGTGTCAACAAGCACGACCGCGAGCTGCTGTCCAAGTGGGTCGAggccgaggcagccgtgcACGCGGCGTTGCAGGACAACTTTGACACGGTCGTTGCCCTGCAGCAACTCATGTCTCTCGTCGCGGCGACAAACCAGTACCTGCTGTCTGGCGAGCGGCCGAGTGCGACGCTGGTGCGCAAGGTGGGCTGCTACGTGACGAAGATGTTTCGCATCTTCGGCGTCGTCGAGGGGTCTGACGATGTCGGCCTGCAGAAGCAGGGCtccgacgacggcgaagcgCGCTTCATCGAGGTCGTGAACACCCTCGTGCGCTTCCGTGATGAGGTGCGCAATGCGGCGAAAGACCACAAGGTGGTGGCGGGCTTCCTGCCCTTGTGCGACAAGGTGCGCGATGAGTGGCTTGTCGACGCTGGCGTACGGCTCGAGGACAACCCGGCGGGCCCAACGACGTGGAAGAGCGACgagccggcgctgctgcagaaggagctggcggagcgccgCGCTCAGCAAGAAGGGGATCGCCAGAGGAGGCTGGCGAATCAGGCGGAGACGAAGCGCAAGCTCGTGGAGAAGTGGCGGCAGTTCACCTACCCGCCGTCCGAGTACTTCCGCCGCCAGGACGAGCAACGGGTAGAGAAGAAGTACACCGCCTACGACGACGTCACCGGCCTCCCAACGATGACGGCTgccggcgaggaggtgagcgagaaggaggcgaagaagtTGAGCAAGGAGCAGGCGAAGTACGCCAAGTCGTACGACGAGTTTATCGGCAAGGGTGGCGTGTCGTGGATTCaagagcaggaggcggagctggccaGCATGGTGGCCGAGCTAGAAGGCAGCAAGTAG